A genomic segment from Bos taurus isolate L1 Dominette 01449 registration number 42190680 breed Hereford chromosome 1, ARS-UCD2.0, whole genome shotgun sequence encodes:
- the LOC112447300 gene encoding transgelin-3-like, whose translation MAAVQRTLMALGSVAVTKDDGCYRGEPSWFHRKAQQNRRGFSEEQLRQGQNVIGLQMGSNKGASQAGMTGYGMPRQIM comes from the exons ATGGCAGCCGTGCAGAGGACCCTGATGGCTCTGGGCAGCGTTGCTGTCACCAAGGATGATGGCTGTTACCGGGGAGAACCGTCTTGGTTTCACAG GAAAGCCCAGCAGAATCGGAGAGGATTTTCCGAGGAGCAGCTTCGCCAGGGACAGAACGTAATAGGCCTACAGATGGGCAGCAACAAGGgagcctcccaggcaggcatgaCCGGGTATGGAATGCCCAGGCAGATCATGTAA